In Polynucleobacter sp. es-EL-1, the following are encoded in one genomic region:
- a CDS encoding glycosyltransferase family 10 domain-containing protein, whose product MRLLKHVAEQNQITLHTADINERHHIAPDFSLYVESIDFVPSFAKLNYLILYETPLTVPRNADYRYLNQFDFIFTWDRDLLKDGFKDGKGNIIPSNRFAGIHHPNPIPTQCARDFQSPKFNDRKDFLCLIGSNRHANLVDGRELYSERVRAIRWFETHALYDFKLYGNGWKVPQKRLSRPGKLCYRVEKIIPWLTGRPIFPSYQGPVKTKYEVLSQTKFCICYENARDIPGYITEKIFDCLFAGCIPIYLGDAQVSQSIPSTCFIDFRKFGSYEELYQYIRSMTPEEFSEYQASARNFLVGSGFTPFSSQSFANAIVQKIVQDFRSP is encoded by the coding sequence ATGCGTCTGCTGAAGCATGTAGCTGAGCAAAATCAAATTACCCTGCACACCGCTGATATTAACGAGCGCCATCACATTGCCCCCGATTTCTCTTTATATGTGGAGTCTATCGATTTTGTGCCGTCTTTCGCAAAACTGAATTATTTGATTTTGTATGAAACCCCTTTGACTGTCCCAAGAAATGCTGACTATCGTTATTTGAATCAGTTTGATTTCATCTTTACCTGGGATCGAGACTTATTGAAAGATGGTTTTAAGGATGGCAAAGGGAATATCATTCCCAGTAATCGTTTTGCTGGAATTCATCACCCTAATCCCATTCCAACGCAGTGTGCACGTGATTTTCAGAGTCCCAAATTCAATGATCGGAAAGATTTTTTATGCCTTATCGGTAGTAATCGACACGCCAATTTGGTTGATGGACGAGAGCTTTATTCGGAGCGAGTGAGAGCTATTCGGTGGTTTGAGACGCATGCGTTGTATGACTTTAAGCTTTATGGCAACGGATGGAAGGTTCCACAGAAAAGACTGAGTCGCCCAGGCAAGCTTTGTTATCGAGTCGAAAAAATCATTCCTTGGCTAACTGGTAGACCAATCTTCCCGAGTTATCAAGGGCCTGTAAAGACAAAGTACGAAGTACTGAGTCAAACCAAGTTTTGTATTTGTTATGAGAATGCACGCGATATCCCTGGATATATCACGGAGAAAATTTTCGATTGCCTATTTGCTGGCTGTATTCCGATTTATTTGGGCGATGCTCAAGTTTCTCAATCTATACCTTCAACCTGTTTTATTGATTTTCGCAAATTTGGTTCTTACGAAGAGTTATACCAATACATACGGTCAATGACGCCCGAGGAGTTTTCTGAATATCAGGCTTCCGCTCGGAATTTTCTGGTGGGGTCAGGATTTACACCTTTTAGCTCACAGAGTTTTGCTAATGCTATTGTTCAAAAAATAGTCCAAGACTTTCGGTCTCCATAA
- a CDS encoding glycosyltransferase family 2 protein, with amino-acid sequence MSLINVLKKPRRPISESTILLAGPVRNASTQIGDDFEHLLSSLNQFKKVFCFVVESDSTDDTVERLEQFSKAIPNFSFVSIGQLSKTLSKRTDRIAYCRNLVIDAVAQDSKYSDVDFIAMADMDGMNGLVTQEKIAQCWEVDEPWDVITANQLGEYYDVWALSHPYWNPMDCWEQKRKLENILGDKSAQNIAVGCKQAEIDPRADLIEVDSAFGGLGIYTREAFLAGRYAGTDDQAGGIDVADHIPFHRELRQKGYRIFINPALINCDKSNGSILEGPHIARPRGMLKVIKYFGKLLFGKKRFNKYLDILYTP; translated from the coding sequence ATGTCCTTAATAAATGTATTAAAAAAACCTAGAAGGCCGATATCCGAGTCCACAATTTTGTTGGCAGGGCCGGTGCGCAACGCATCGACGCAGATTGGTGATGATTTTGAGCATTTGCTCTCGAGTCTGAATCAATTTAAGAAGGTATTTTGTTTTGTTGTCGAGAGCGACTCAACAGATGATACGGTGGAAAGGCTTGAGCAGTTCTCCAAGGCAATCCCAAACTTTTCTTTTGTGAGCATTGGGCAGCTAAGTAAAACACTATCTAAAAGAACAGACCGAATCGCTTATTGCCGCAATTTGGTGATTGATGCAGTGGCCCAGGACTCAAAATATTCTGATGTTGATTTCATTGCCATGGCCGATATGGATGGAATGAATGGACTAGTTACCCAAGAAAAAATTGCGCAATGTTGGGAGGTTGATGAGCCTTGGGATGTCATTACCGCTAATCAACTGGGTGAATATTATGATGTATGGGCGCTCAGCCATCCTTATTGGAATCCAATGGATTGCTGGGAGCAGAAGCGAAAATTAGAAAATATCTTGGGCGACAAGTCTGCGCAAAATATTGCAGTGGGCTGTAAGCAGGCTGAGATCGATCCTCGAGCAGACCTCATTGAGGTAGATTCTGCATTTGGCGGTTTAGGCATTTACACCAGAGAGGCTTTCTTGGCTGGTCGATATGCTGGAACCGATGATCAGGCTGGAGGCATTGATGTAGCTGACCACATTCCTTTTCATAGGGAGCTGCGCCAAAAGGGGTATCGCATCTTTATTAATCCAGCCTTAATTAACTGCGATAAATCTAATGGAAGTATTCTTGAGGGCCCTCACATTGCTAGGCCCAGAGGTATGCTCAAGGTGATTAAGTATTTCGGAAAGCTTTTATTTGGCAAAAAACGTTTTAACAAGTACTTAGATATTTTGTATACGCCATAA
- the rfbB gene encoding dTDP-glucose 4,6-dehydratase has translation MILVTGGAGFIGANFVLDWLISSDAEGVVNLDKLTYAGNLTNLQSLQKDSRHVFVRGDIGDKALVSKLLAEHRPWAIVNFAAESHVDRSIHGPAEFVQTNIVGTFNLLECAREYWSGLQGMEKEQFRFHHVSTDEVYGSLSLTDPAFTETNPYEPNSPYSASKAASDHLVRAWFHTYGFPVVTTNCSNNYGPYHFPEKLIPLVILNALNGKPLPIYGDGQQIRDWLYVGDHCSAIREVLAKGKLGETYNIGGWNEKANIDVVKTICIILDQLKPRPDGKSYAEQITFVKDRPGHDRRYAIDASKVERELGWRPAETFDTGIRKTVQWYLDNPVWIEGVVSGSYRDWLSKQYN, from the coding sequence ATGATTTTAGTAACTGGTGGTGCTGGTTTTATTGGAGCTAATTTTGTTTTAGATTGGCTCATATCCTCTGATGCTGAAGGAGTAGTGAATTTAGATAAATTAACCTATGCAGGTAATCTCACAAATCTTCAATCTCTGCAAAAAGATTCTAGGCATGTTTTTGTTCGGGGTGATATTGGTGATAAAGCGCTAGTCTCAAAATTGCTTGCAGAGCATCGCCCATGGGCTATTGTGAACTTTGCTGCTGAGAGTCATGTGGACCGATCGATTCATGGACCCGCTGAATTTGTTCAGACGAATATCGTAGGCACCTTTAATTTATTGGAGTGTGCGCGCGAATATTGGAGTGGACTGCAGGGTATGGAAAAAGAGCAATTTCGTTTTCATCATGTCTCCACTGACGAGGTGTATGGTTCGCTGTCTTTAACTGATCCAGCCTTTACAGAAACGAATCCCTATGAGCCTAATAGTCCGTACTCTGCTTCAAAGGCGGCATCTGACCATTTAGTGCGGGCATGGTTTCATACCTATGGTTTTCCAGTAGTCACTACCAATTGTTCGAATAACTACGGCCCCTATCATTTTCCAGAAAAGTTAATTCCCCTGGTTATTCTCAATGCGCTCAATGGCAAGCCTTTGCCAATTTATGGTGATGGACAGCAGATCCGCGATTGGCTCTATGTGGGAGACCATTGCTCGGCTATTCGCGAGGTGTTAGCTAAAGGTAAATTAGGTGAGACGTACAACATCGGCGGTTGGAATGAAAAGGCCAATATCGATGTGGTCAAAACGATTTGCATTATCTTGGATCAGTTAAAACCACGTCCTGATGGAAAGTCCTATGCCGAGCAAATTACTTTTGTTAAAGACCGTCCTGGACATGATCGCCGCTATGCAATTGATGCCAGCAAAGTAGAGCGTGAGCTTGGTTGGCGTCCAGCAGAGACTTTTGATACGGGAATTCGTAAAACAGTGCAATGGTACTTAGACAACCCAGTGTGGATTGAGGGTGTCGTCAGCGGGTCCTATCGTGACTGGCTATCTAAGCAGTACAACTAG